The region GCTGCAAGGCCGTCGTCGTCCAGACCAACGAGAGCTCCAGCAAGAGGAGGCCCTACTTGAACTGCCTCGTCGCCGGCGTCGAGAAGGCTCCCATGAAGGTTACCAAGAAGATGTCTCCCAAGAAGGTTGAGAAGAGGCTCAAGTTGAAGGCCTTCGTCAAATACGTTAACGTCAACCACTTGATGCCCACCAGGTTCGTTTCTACTAACTTACATTTACTTATTAATGTTCAGATACATGGTCAACACCGCTTTGGACCCCAAGGCTCTCGTTTCCGACGAGCAGATGGAGGACAAGGCTTCCCGTGCTTCCGCTCGCAAGGCCGTCAAGGCTGCTTTGGAGGAATGGTTAGTTTCAGctcttttaattttccttTAGCTTTTCCAAGCCTGAAAACTCCGACCCAGCTGTCAAGGGCTCCAGGGACACCGTCTTTTTGAGGAAGAAGCTcagattttaattaatgtattatCGAAACCTTACTCCTATACTCAGTTACTCCTATGCATTCATAAATACACTAATTCATACATCCATACACGTGTATGCAAACGAGATTGTGTAGACGCTACACGCGTCGGCGGCACGGTATGCCGGCGAATGTACAGAAAGGGTGGCATAACTGCACTAGCGAGtactcttatttttatcagaTTACTATAGAAGGTCGAATGTTTCCGGCCCTGCGCTCGGCTTCGGCGCCTGGAACTGCGGCTGCTGGCTCCGCGCCCTGGcgctcagcagctccgCGTTGAAGTCCGTGTTGTCGAAGAGGTCCAGGTTGTTGTCGATGTTGCTGGATATCGACTCGAGCGACTGCTGCGGCGCCCCGACTTCCCGGGTCGTCTTCTGACCAGTGTTCTCGAAGGACAGCGCGTCGAAGTCGAACGGGTCCGGGTTCTTCTGCTCCACCTTGGTCTCCCTAGCGCTTTCCTGTATGCTCGTCGTGttgctgaagaagaggtcGAACTCGTCCAGGTTCGATCCCACTGGGACCAGCGCCGGGTTCGCTTTGCCGCTTTTGTTTGCAAATATGTCCTCTGACTTCCCTTCCAACGGGTCTCCTTCCTTCTGCTGTACCATGTCAG is a window of Theileria orientalis strain Shintoku DNA, chromosome 2, complete genome DNA encoding:
- a CDS encoding 60S ribosomal protein L27, giving the protein MGKLLKPGRVVILLSGRRAGCKAVVVQTNESSSKRRPYLNCLVAGVEKAPMKVTKKMSPKKVEKRLKLKAFVKYVNVNHLMPTRYMVNTALDPKALVSDEQMEDKASRASARKAVKAALEECFSKPENSDPAVKGSRDTVFLRKKLRF